A DNA window from Candidatus Neomarinimicrobiota bacterium contains the following coding sequences:
- a CDS encoding SAM-dependent chlorinase/fluorinase: protein GHWEGDALVGRIRTVDGYGNAITNIRADTLTATGWPRRGDYRLRLAGRELQVPLAGTYAEVAPGEVVLVFGSGGYLEVALNQGDFAAAHAVRPGDRLELSPLR from the coding sequence ACGGCCACTGGGAGGGCGACGCTCTGGTGGGACGCATCCGTACGGTGGACGGGTACGGCAATGCCATCACGAATATCCGGGCCGATACCCTGACGGCCACCGGTTGGCCCCGACGCGGAGATTATCGCCTCCGACTGGCGGGACGGGAGCTGCAGGTGCCCCTGGCGGGAACCTATGCTGAGGTGGCGCCGGGCGAAGTGGTACTGGTGTTTGGCAGCGGCGGCTACCTGGAAGTGGCCCTGAACCAGGGCGATTTTGCCGCCGCGCACGCGGTCAGACCTGGCGACCGGCTGGAACTTTCGCCTTTGCGCTAG